A genomic window from Camelus ferus isolate YT-003-E chromosome 9, BCGSAC_Cfer_1.0, whole genome shotgun sequence includes:
- the HAMP gene encoding hepcidin, protein MALNMQIRAACLLLLLLASLTSGSVLPHQTRQLADLQTQDAAGVAAGLTPVVQRLRRRDTHFPICVFCCGCCHKSKCGMCCKT, encoded by the exons ATGGCACTGAACATGCAGATCCgggctgcctgcctcctgctgctcctcctggccAGCCTGACCAGTGGCTCCGTTCTCCCGCACCAG ACAAGACAGCTTGCAGACCTCCAGACCCAGGACGCAGCTGGAGTTGCAGCTGGCTTAACG cccGTGGTCCAGAGGCTAAGGAGGCGAGACACCCACTTCCCCATCTGCGTGTTCTGCTGCGGCTGCTGTCACAAATCAAAGTGTGGGATGTGCTGCAAGACATAG